In Streptomyces hawaiiensis, one genomic interval encodes:
- the serA gene encoding phosphoglycerate dehydrogenase, whose product MSSKPVVLIAEELSPATVDALGPDFEIRHCNGADRAELLPAIADVDAILVRSATKVDAEAIAAAKKLKVVARAGVGLDNVDVSAATKAGVMVVNAPTSNIVTAAELACGLLVATARNIPQANAALKNGEWKRSKYTGVELAEKTLGVVGLGRIGALVAQRMSAFGMKVVAYDPYVQPARAAQMGVKVLSLDELLEVSDFITVHLPKTPETLGLIGDEALRKVKPSVRIVNAARGGIVDEEALYSALKEGRVAGAGLDVYAKEPCTDSPLFEFDQVVATPHLGASTDEAQEKAGIAVARSVRLALAGELVPDAVNVQGGVIAEDVKPGLPLAERLGRIFTALAGEVAVRLDVEVYGEITQHDVKVLELSALKGVFEDVVDETVSYVNAPLFAQERGVEVRLTTSSEATEHRNVVTVRGTLADGEEVSVSGTLAGPKHLQKIVAVGEFDVDLALADHMIVLKYEDRPGVVGTVGRILGEAGLNIAGMQVSRAAAGGEALAVLTVDDTVTAGVLAEVAAEIGATSARSVNLA is encoded by the coding sequence GTGAGCTCGAAACCCGTCGTACTCATCGCTGAAGAACTGTCGCCCGCCACCGTCGACGCGCTGGGCCCGGACTTCGAGATCCGGCACTGCAACGGCGCGGACCGAGCCGAGCTGCTCCCGGCCATCGCCGACGTGGACGCGATCCTGGTCCGCTCGGCCACCAAGGTCGACGCCGAGGCGATCGCCGCCGCGAAGAAGCTGAAGGTCGTCGCACGAGCCGGCGTCGGCCTGGACAACGTGGACGTCTCCGCCGCCACCAAGGCCGGCGTGATGGTCGTCAACGCCCCCACCTCGAACATCGTGACCGCCGCCGAGCTGGCCTGCGGTCTGCTGGTCGCCACGGCCCGCAACATCCCGCAGGCCAATGCAGCGCTGAAGAACGGCGAGTGGAAGCGCAGCAAGTACACCGGCGTCGAGCTGGCCGAGAAGACCCTCGGTGTCGTGGGCCTCGGCCGCATCGGCGCGCTCGTCGCGCAGCGCATGTCGGCCTTCGGCATGAAGGTCGTCGCCTACGACCCCTACGTGCAGCCGGCGCGCGCCGCCCAGATGGGCGTCAAGGTGCTGTCGCTGGACGAGCTGCTCGAGGTCTCCGACTTCATCACCGTCCACCTCCCCAAGACCCCCGAGACCCTCGGTCTGATCGGCGACGAGGCGCTGCGCAAGGTCAAGCCGAGCGTGCGCATCGTCAACGCCGCGCGTGGCGGGATCGTCGACGAGGAGGCGCTGTACTCCGCCCTCAAGGAGGGCCGGGTCGCCGGTGCCGGTCTTGACGTGTACGCGAAGGAGCCCTGCACGGACTCCCCGCTGTTCGAGTTCGACCAGGTCGTGGCCACCCCGCACCTCGGCGCTTCCACCGACGAGGCGCAGGAGAAGGCCGGTATCGCCGTCGCCCGCTCGGTGCGCCTCGCCCTCGCCGGTGAGCTCGTGCCGGACGCGGTGAACGTGCAGGGCGGCGTCATCGCCGAGGACGTCAAGCCGGGTCTGCCGCTCGCCGAGCGGCTGGGCCGGATCTTCACCGCGCTCGCCGGTGAGGTCGCGGTCCGCCTCGATGTCGAGGTCTACGGCGAGATCACCCAGCACGACGTGAAGGTGCTGGAGCTGTCCGCGCTCAAGGGTGTCTTCGAGGACGTCGTCGACGAGACGGTGTCGTACGTCAACGCCCCGCTGTTCGCGCAGGAGCGCGGTGTCGAGGTGCGCCTCACCACCAGCTCCGAGGCGACCGAGCACCGCAACGTCGTCACGGTGCGCGGCACCCTCGCCGACGGCGAGGAGGTGTCGGTGTCCGGCACGCTGGCCGGCCCCAAGCACCTCCAGAAGATCGTCGCCGTCGGGGAGTTCGACGTCGACCTCGCGCTCGCCGATCACATGATCGTGCTCAAGTACGAGGACCGCCCCGGTGTCGTCGGCACGGTGGGCCGCATCCTCGGTGAGGCCGGCCTCAACATCGCCGGCATGCAGGTGTCGCGGGCGGCGGCCGGCGGCGAGGCGCTGGCGGTGCTGACCGTGGACGACACGGTGACGGCCGGTGTGCTGGCCGAGGTCGCGGCGGAGATCGGC
- the ilvN gene encoding acetolactate synthase small subunit, producing the protein MSKHTLSVLVENTPGILARIAALFSRRGFNIDSLAVGVTEHPDISRITIVVGVEDLPLEQVTKQLNKLVNVLKIVELEPSQAVQRELVLVKVRADNETRSQIVEIVQLFRAKTVDVSPEAVTIEATGSGEKLTAMLKMLEPYGIKELVQSGTIAIGRGSRSITDRSLRALDRSA; encoded by the coding sequence ATGTCCAAGCACACGCTCTCCGTCCTGGTGGAGAACACGCCCGGCATCCTCGCCCGGATCGCCGCCCTGTTCTCCCGGCGCGGCTTCAACATCGACTCGCTCGCGGTCGGCGTCACCGAGCACCCCGACATCTCCCGCATCACCATCGTCGTGGGCGTGGAGGACCTGCCGCTGGAGCAGGTGACCAAGCAGCTCAACAAGCTCGTCAACGTGCTGAAGATCGTCGAGCTGGAGCCGTCGCAGGCGGTGCAGCGCGAACTCGTCCTGGTCAAGGTGCGCGCCGACAACGAGACGCGCTCCCAGATCGTCGAGATCGTCCAGCTGTTCCGCGCCAAGACCGTCGACGTCTCCCCGGAGGCCGTCACCATCGAGGCCACCGGGTCCGGCGAGAAGCTGACCGCGATGCTCAAGATGCTGGAGCCGTACGGCATCAAGGAGCTCGTCCAGTCCGGCACGATCGCGATCGGCCGCGGCTCCCGTTCCATCACGGACCGGTCGCTGCGCGCCCTGGACCGGTCGGCCTAA
- the ilvC gene encoding ketol-acid reductoisomerase codes for MAELFYDADADLSIIQGRKVAVIGYGSQGHAHALSLRDSGVDVRVGLHEGSKSKAKAEEQGLRVVSPSEAAAEADVIMILVPDPIQAQVYEEHIKDNLKDGDALFFGHGLNIRFGFIKPPAGVDVCMVAPKGPGHLVRRQYEEGRGVPCIAAVEQDATGNGFALALSYAKGIGGTRAGVIKTTFTEETETDLFGEQAVLCGGTAALVKAGFETLTEAGYQPEIAYFECLHELKLIVDLMYEGGLEKMRWSISETAEWGDYVTGPRIITDATKAEMKKVLAEIQDGTFAQQWMDEYHGGLKKYNEYKKQDSEHLLETTGKELRKLMSWVDEEA; via the coding sequence GTGGCCGAGCTGTTCTACGACGCCGACGCCGACCTGTCCATCATCCAGGGCCGCAAGGTCGCGGTCATCGGTTACGGCAGCCAGGGCCACGCCCACGCGCTGTCGCTCCGTGACTCGGGTGTCGACGTGCGCGTCGGTCTGCACGAGGGCTCCAAGTCCAAGGCCAAGGCCGAGGAGCAGGGCCTGCGCGTGGTGAGCCCCTCGGAGGCCGCCGCCGAGGCCGACGTCATCATGATCCTCGTCCCGGACCCGATCCAGGCCCAGGTCTACGAGGAGCACATCAAGGACAACCTGAAGGACGGCGACGCGCTGTTCTTCGGCCACGGCCTGAACATCCGCTTCGGCTTCATCAAGCCCCCGGCCGGCGTGGACGTCTGCATGGTCGCCCCGAAGGGCCCGGGCCACCTGGTCCGCCGCCAGTACGAGGAGGGCCGCGGCGTTCCCTGCATCGCGGCCGTCGAGCAGGACGCCACGGGCAACGGCTTCGCGCTGGCCCTGTCGTACGCCAAGGGCATCGGCGGCACCCGCGCCGGCGTCATCAAGACGACCTTCACCGAGGAGACCGAGACCGACCTGTTCGGTGAGCAGGCCGTTCTCTGTGGTGGCACCGCGGCGCTGGTCAAGGCGGGCTTCGAGACGCTGACCGAGGCCGGCTACCAGCCGGAGATCGCCTACTTCGAGTGCCTGCACGAGCTGAAGCTGATCGTGGACCTCATGTACGAGGGCGGCCTGGAGAAGATGCGCTGGTCGATCTCCGAGACCGCCGAGTGGGGCGACTACGTCACCGGCCCGCGGATCATCACGGACGCCACCAAGGCCGAGATGAAGAAGGTCCTCGCCGAGATCCAGGACGGCACCTTCGCGCAGCAGTGGATGGACGAGTACCACGGCGGCCTGAAGAAGTACAACGAGTACAAGAAGCAGGACTCCGAGCACCTGCTGGAGACCACCGGCAAGGAGCTGCGCAAGCTCATGAGCTGGGTCGACGAGGAGGCGTAA